AGTAAATCAGTGCGCCGACCGCCACGACGATACTGACGCCGCATGCGATGACAAGAGAGCGCAGCCGCGAGTCGCGACGGCGCCTGGAGCTAAGTTTGGTGCCTTTTTTTGGCATAGAATGTACCTTTTTGTTTTTATGGCTTGTTGGCTATTACTATACCGCATACGTGCGGTAACGCAAGTGAACATAGCAAAAAAGACTGCATGGCGGTACTATGGGGGCATGGAAACCCCCGCCGCCGCGGCGCCACAAACCAACACCGAACCAACCACGACACCGGCACCCATGCCAGCCGCCACTCATGCCGGTCCTACGCCCCAGCCCGGCCAGCCCAACTACCTGGCCGCCTTTCTGCTGACCCTGTTCCTAGGCTTCGTGGGCACCAACCGTCTCTATACCCGGCATTACGCCACCGGCTGGCTGCGCTGCCTGCTTTTCACCTTCGTCTTCATCGCACCCGTCTTCTTTCTGGTGGACATGACGCTTGGCACCGTCGCCCTGGTGGCCGGCGTAGCCGCCAACGCCGCGGCCGTCCTCTGGTGGTACATCGACCTCTGGATCTACTTCGGCGGCACCGTCCGCGACCGCAAGACCGGCCAGCAGCTCCACCGCGACAGCCCGCGCGATTATGCGTACGCCAAGAACATGATGGTCTCGATGCACGCCGCGGTCATCCTGCTGGTGCTGGCGGTCGTCGTCGGCATCGGGCTGGCGGTAACGTATGTGCAGCAGTTGCCGATGCTGCAAGGACTGGGCGATCCAGGCGGTGGGTCTTCGGCGATTGACAGCCTGCTTAAGCTCTATACCGGCGGCTTATAAAACAAACACCCCGCCGATCCAAGCGACGGGGTATCTGCTTGGATCAGGCGGGGTTTATCACCCCTCAGGTTCACTGCCGTGGCGGCTCAGCTCCTGCAGGAACGTCCATGTCACCAGTCCGGCGGGCGCCATGACGTCGCGCGGCATCCGCGCACCCTGCTCTCGCCAGTACTCCGGGTTGAGCCGGTAGGCGATGTGGCGGGCGAACTGCTGCAGCCCCCTGCGGCGGGGCCGCCGGAGCGCCAGCAGCTCCACGAAGGAGGCGTAGTCGTCGCGCAGACCGCGCAGCACCTGCACCTCCGCCAGCGGAATCTCCACGGTGGCGGTCGGCTGCTCGGCGCGGCCGGTGTGGTAGGCCAGAGACCGCTCCGCCAACCGCTCGATGACGCCGACCGCCCAGGTGAAGTTGGTCACCCGGCGCTGCAGCACCGCGAGGTGCAGGCGGCAGGCATCAATCACCTGGTTGACGTGGTCGTCATCATCGAAGTCCGGCGAGGTGAAGCTTTCCACCAGACCGCCGCCCCTCAGCTCCAGGCACAACAGGCGCAGGGCGTGCGCCGCATCAGTCCGTTCTTGGTCGGCGAACGGCTCGTTGATGGTCAAGGTCACTCCTGTCAGCTCCTTATTCAGGGTGCCAAACGGCACATGTGCGGGGTGTACCTTTTAATTATAGCATATTTTTAATAAAAAATCAATTAAGACGGCTTACTGCACGATGATCTGCTTGCCCGAATGCGGCAATTTCATCGCATACGGCTCGCCTTTGGTAATGGCTCTGTGCAGCTGCGCCGGCACCGGCCCGTGGTCGGCCGCCTTGGTGATTGCCTTGCGCGCCTCTTCCCTGTTGCCGTTGACGCTCTCCTGGATGGCCAGGTAAATCCACAGTTTGTAGCTCTGCGGATACTCCTTTAGCGCCCGGCGCAGATACGCCACATTCTCCTGCGGCTCACCGTACGAAACGGCCAGTATGCCCAGATTTTCGTAGATGATGTTCAGGCTGCCGTATTCCAGTGCCTTCTCGTATGCCCGCTTGGCACCAGGATAATCATTCTGCATCTGCAGGGCCACGCCCAGGTTGGTGTAATTGGTAGCGGTGGGATGCAGGTTGATCGAACGTTGGGCATACTCCTGCGCGGCCGCGTATTCCTTCTTGCCTATCAGCGCCTGGGCGACGTTGTTCATGGCAAAGTAATGGTCCGGCACTACGGCGATGTCGTGCATGCCCAGCGTGTACTGGCTCTGGTAATCGAGGCCGCGGATGGCCGTGCGGACACCCAGAATGGCAATCAGCACGGCAAAACCTCCCACCACATAACGCGGGTCGATCTTCAGCCGCAATAGTGCCGACGCCACGCCCAGCATCCCCAGCACCCCAGCCGACGAGAAGTAGAACCAGGTCTCGCAGGCCGTCATATCTAGCGGGACAAAGTGCAGATGCAGTACCAGCCCCACGCCCGCCCAAGCAGCAAAGAACAGGTACGCCTTGAACTGCTTCGTCGGCAGCCCGGCGCGCACCGCTACGCCCAGCCGCACCAGCAGCGCGATCAGTGCCAGCCAGGCCAGTAGCGGCAATAGCACCTCCCGCACCCCGAACGAGGTATGCACCCAGTAATAGCCCGTCGCCAGCTCCGCTGGGAACAAA
This window of the Candidatus Saccharibacteria bacterium genome carries:
- a CDS encoding tetratricopeptide repeat protein, which encodes MKKRRTQASHPWLRWLDTLEDRFVAAIIGSVALVVFFTGLGGGFQGDDTFQIVDNLPVHSLQNLPYYFKSSTFFNGQHLVGSFYRPMMTTTFALIYELAEAAPVAYHLVQLLLIAGAAFVLHLFLKQFMRPALALGLALIFLVHPINSQAAFAIPSMQEPLFFLSGMLALLVLSRSSGWKGLVVAAGLLLFSLFSKETAVLFVLVALLYLLLFDKRRRLLQFAAMLVVPVALYLYLRINAVGLLGENTNAAPISQLDLAGRLLTMPSILQFYLTKFLFPAELATGYYWVHTSFGVREVLLPLLAWLALIALLVRLGVAVRAGLPTKQFKAYLFFAAWAGVGLVLHLHFVPLDMTACETWFYFSSAGVLGMLGVASALLRLKIDPRYVVGGFAVLIAILGVRTAIRGLDYQSQYTLGMHDIAVVPDHYFAMNNVAQALIGKKEYAAAQEYAQRSINLHPTATNYTNLGVALQMQNDYPGAKRAYEKALEYGSLNIIYENLGILAVSYGEPQENVAYLRRALKEYPQSYKLWIYLAIQESVNGNREEARKAITKAADHGPVPAQLHRAITKGEPYAMKLPHSGKQIIVQ